The following proteins are encoded in a genomic region of Triticum dicoccoides isolate Atlit2015 ecotype Zavitan chromosome 1B, WEW_v2.0, whole genome shotgun sequence:
- the LOC119350007 gene encoding ankyrin-3-like, which produces MASSTGNVEESSSNALAVGLWDAQQLEMMPAGSNDFPAAAGRERKPAPINPLLLASASWTALNYLFSEEDRQTAPMIQPTQVFLDLLVGYPAISTTKGRLTVQQASEDVENVVDQPASPMAGLLLNGVTAEGDTALHVVASHGDGKKFLECATIICKRDQEILFVANKNGDTPLHCAARAGKFQMLSCLVELAESCNRLHDLLRKENVLQETALHDAVRTGNKDIVERLLKADTVLANYPKEGTSPLYLSIFLEKYGIARALYEKSNGNLSYSGPSGQNALHAATCEGSVGDRLWNSVSLIHSTLKLANAKYNYLREDEIEEKDRYKLTPEETNKEAENVKDLSQIIGIGSVLIATVAFGATFAAPGGFIADDHANRGYPGLAAYGPWRDSIDGLI; this is translated from the exons ATGGCGTCGAGCACCGGCAATGTTGAAGAGAGCTCGTCAAATGCTCTGGCGGTTGGCCTTTGGGATGCGCAGCAATTGGAGATGATGCCGGCCGGCAGCAATGACTTCCCTGCTGCCGCTGGCCGGGAAAGGAAGCCGGCGCCTATAAATCCCCTGCTACTGGCATCGGCGTCCTGGACGGCACTGAATTATCTTTTCAGCGAGGAGGACAGACAAACAGCACCAATGATCCAGCCTACTCAGGTATTTCTTGACTTGCTGGTGGGTTACCCTGCTATCAGCACCACCAAAGGAAGACTGACGGTGCAGCAAGCTTCTGAAGATGTAGAAAATGTGGTTGATCAGCCTGCTTCACCCATGGCTGGTCTGCTTCTCAACGGCGTCACTGCCGAGGGGGACACCGCACTGCATGTGGTTGCCAGCCATGGGGACGGCAAGAAATTCTTAGAGTGTGCTACCATCATCTGCAAGAGGGACCAAGAAATCCTGTTTGTGGCAAATAAAAATGGTGACACGCCCTTGCATTGTGCCGCCAGAGCCGGTAAGTTCCAAATGCTCTCTTGCCTCGTTGAACTTGCTGAAAGTTGCAACAGGTTGCACGACCTCCTCAGAAAGGAGAATGTGCTTCAGGAGACGGCCTTGCATGACGCTGTCCGCACAGGGAATAAGGATATTGTGGAGCGTCTATTGAAGGCTGATACCGTGTTGGCTAATTATCCTAAAGAAGGCACCTCACCATTGTACCTATCAATATTCCTGGAAAAATATGGCATTGCAAGGGCATTATATGAGAAAAGCAATGGGAATCTCTCGTACTCCGGGCCAAGTGGGCAAAATGCGCTACATGCTGCAACTTGTGAAGGCTCAG TTGGTGATAGACTCTGG AACAGCGTCAGCCTGATTCACAGCACACTCAAATTGGCAAATGCTAAATATAATTATCTTCGAGAGGATGAGATTGAAGAGAAGGATAGATACAAGCTCACACCAGAAGAAACAAATAAAGAAGCTGAGAATGTGAAAGATTTAAGCCAAATAATAGGCATTGGTTCAGTTTTAATAGCAACTGTGGCGTTCGGGGCAACCTTTGCTGCTCCCGGAGGTTTCATAGCTGACGATCATGCCAATAGAG ggtacccaggctTAGCTGCCTACGGCCCATGGCGTGACTCCATCGACGGCCTGATATGA
- the LOC119350008 gene encoding uncharacterized protein LOC119350008 has protein sequence MARRYDSEWEEVKLINGYAMLMAYVSFACRGIGYLVFTWTTVVLLGGFVSNIDKDDFWRLTLITLVQILCISVSFGERMNSAIDLFLSLRAVKFLLTPNWQLADNSHGNNQVLVKRVIATVCEMVGRVVVLAHGVALYFCLNFLPLLMFFGLFIAVWISIRGLMEHSHYGDNPAERKNMDPAHTILYAMCVVEGAFFLYRNILLLSMRRVVKQVSQAYGFQDGDSAVSGYFFEISTGCSKNPSSVRGRNLVTYAVELLESSSPLSGNCLSGILILDRLLTRQHSDKIKSPNLIKQENGNQRHKLSDLEGNIGPSLVKMEKKEENKQERRQKKRRERKWWQLHHPRTEKEIIVQQRRVIKQLIECASSAHILQKLLHALDSSHSYDQKMREAAARIVEHVASGIRLEQFPYGIQCISSLINTIEEYQRLLPHQSSSKRHEASIATQPLSLITNNGQYQEQGRCGSSSDTCLSSSESESESEPESELPWESDLDTFVWLFSKTKKRNDNTDPFHGYKDLLLTGLRILWGLADSEDNCRIISNTEHLVCKIMAPVSYDLVHRTSHHSAWSTSVVEVSLRVMLRLVAMEGETGAKLCQQISSNKKAMTTIERIIKCEECKGRELQMDAIQILTQLCKEETESREDFIRMLVSIFVNGDSNYRSIKESAGKALALFLGSKNVAAIFPKANNDVSKFVGALIKIVSDQDEFDTCRKSAAEILEHLCIHYTGHDEYLGTLKSAMTGVMPKVLREILLGFGSTGEDGKPGYVRAGTGIANLNELDIRNGVIEVTASNNNENNTFSSRQNQHHKLHLVLMSLCVTACEKLQIDINAISPGERDQGDQGEGAAFRFAMKLVQLNRGHMTADSLTLMKLTTRLVIAAMKKHMVDGRSTIVKQDEMHSLMALLSRVSKPMLDLESCMVFTAGTRTKTIPDTAETLDSIIKLASELHGEIRDQDSEIVPASST, from the exons ATGGCTAGGAGATACGACTCCGAGTGGGAGGAAGTGAAGCTTATCAATGGCTACGCCATGCTTATGGCGTACGTGTCATTCGCCTGCAGAGGCATAGGCTACCTGGTGTTCACATGGACCACGGTGGTTCTTCTCGGCGGATTCGTCTCCAACATCGACAAGGACGATTTCTGGCGTCTCACGTTGATTACCCTTGTGCAGATTCTCTG CATCAGTGTTTCATTTGGTGAAAGGATGAATTCTGCTATTGATCTGTTCTTGAGCTTGAGGGCGGTGAAATTTTTATTGACGCCCAACTGGCAGCTGGCTGATAATTCACACGGTAATAACCAGGTACTGGTTAAGAGAGTTATTGCAACGGTATGTGAGATGGTAGGAAGGGTGGTAGTGCTGGCTCATGGTGTGGCATTGTACTTTTGCCTTAACTTTTTGCCGTTGCTCATGTTCTTTGGGTTGTTCATCGCCGTTTGGATCTCGATACGCGGTCTCATGGAACACAGCCATTACGGTGACAACCCTGCAGAGAGAAAAAACATGGATCCAGCACATACTATCTTGTACGCCATGTGTGTGGTCGAAGGTGCATTCTTCCTTTATAGAAACATCTTGCTGCTTTCGATGAGGAGGGTAGTGAAACAAGTGAGCCAAGCTTACGGCTTCCAAGATGGTGATTCTGCAGTTTCAGGCTACTTCTTCGAAATCAGTACGGGATGCTCGAAGAACCCATCCTCCGTGAGAGGGAGGAACCTCGTCACGTATGCTGTAGAACTCCTGGAGTCCAGCTCGCCCCTCAGTGGCAACTGCCTTTCCGGGATATTGATACTGGACAGACTACTCACCCGGCAGCATTCTGACAAGATTAAATCCCCTAATTTGATCAAACAAGAAAACGGAAATCAGCGACATAAGCTATCAGATTTAGAGGGAAATATTGGACCTTCGTTGGTTAAAATGGAGAAGAAAGAGGAGAATAAGCaggagaggaggcagaagaagaggCGGGAGAGGAAGTGGTGGCAGCTGCATCATCCTCGAACAGAAAAGGAGATCATTGTGCAACAGCGCAGGGTGATCAAGCAGCTGATCGAATGTGCATCTTCTGCTCACATTCTGCAGAAACTGCTTCATGCACTAGATTCAAGCCACTCATATGACCAAAAGATGAGGGAGGCCGCTGCTAGGATAGTGGAGCACGTCGCCAGTGGGATTCGTCTGGAGCAGTTCCCCTATGGGATCCAGTGCATATCTTCACTCATCAACACCATCGAAGAATACCAACGGCTCCTACCACACCAATCATCATCAAAGAGACATGAAGCAAGTATCGCAACCCAGCCACTATCGTTGATAACAAACAATGGTCAATATCAGGAACAAGGCAGGTGTGGCAGCAGTAGCGACACTTGTTTATCGTCATCAGAGTCAGAGTCGGAGTCAGAGCCAGAATCAGAATTACCCTGGGAGAGCGACTTGGATACCTTTGTATGGTTATTTTCCAAGACTAAGAAGAGGAACGATAACACCGATCCATTCCATGGCTACAAAGATCTGCTGCTAACTGGCCTACGTATCCTTTGGGGTCTCGCAGACAGTGAGGACAACTGCAGAATCATAAGCAACACCGAACATCTTGTCTGCAAGATTATGGCGCCTGTTAGCTACGACCTAGTGCACCGCACCAGCCATCATAGTGCGTGGTCCACTAGCGTAGTCGAGGTATCACTGAGGGTGATGCTCCGGCTCGTGGCTATGGAGGGAGAGACTGGGGCCAAGCTGTGCCAGCAGATCTCGAGCAACAAGAAAGCTATGACCACAATTGAAAGAATCATCAAGTGTGAAGAGTGTAAAGGCAGAGAGCTGCAGATGGATGCCATTCAGATCCTGACGCAACTATGCAAGGAGGAAACTGAAAGCAGAGAAGACTTCATTAGGATGCTGGTAAGCATCTTCGTTAATGGTGATAGTAACTACAGGTCCATCAAAGAGAGTGCAGGTAAAGCACTGGCGCTGTTTCTTGGCAGCAAAAATGTTGCCGCCATCTTCCCAAAGGCGAATAATGATGTCTCCAAGTTTGTTGGTGCTCTCATTAAAATAGTTTCAGATCAGGATGAGTTTGATACATGCAGAAAAAGTGCAGCAGAAATTCTGGAGCATTTATGTATTCATTACACCGGGCATGACGAATATCTCGGTACACTCAAGAGTGCCATGACCGGCGTGATGCCAAAG GTATTGAGAGAAATACTACTTGGTTTTGGATCGACAGGAGAAGATGGAAAGCCTGGGTATGTCAGAGCAGGTACCGGCATCGCAAACTTAAATGAGCTCGATATCAGAAATGGTGTTATAGAAGTCACTGCCAGTAACAACAACGAGAATAACACTTTCTCCTCTCGGCAAAACCAACATCACAAGTTACATCTTGTCCTGATGTCCCTCTGTGTGACGGCATGTGAGAAATTACAAATTGATATCAATGCAATTTCGCCGGGAGAAAGAGACCAAGGAGATCAAGGAGAAGGTGCCGCATTCAGGTTTGCGATGAAGTTGGTGCAgttaaacaggggtcacatgaccgccGACAGCCTGACACTGATGAAGCTTACCACTAGGCTGGTCATAGCAGCAATGAAGAAACACATGGTGGACGGTCGCAGCACCATCGTCAAACAAGATGAAATGCATAGCCTCATGGCATTGCTCTCTCGTGTTTCGAAGCCCATGCTGGATCTCGAGAGCTGCATGGTTTTCACAGCTGGGACGAGGACAAAAACAATTCCTGACACCGCTGAGACCCTCGATTCGATCATTAAACTGGCATCCGAACTACACGGCGAAATTAGGGACCAAGACTCTGAAATAGTGCCAGCTAGCTCTACCTAG